The sequence GTAACCGGCGAACAGTTCATCGGCGCCCTGGCCGCTCTGCACCACCTTGCAATGCTTGGCCACCTCCCTGGACAACAGGTAGAAGGCGATGCAGTCATGGCTGACCATCGGCTCACTCATGGCACGGAAGGCGGCGGGCAATTGCTCGATGATTTCGCTTTCGGCGATGCGCAATTGATGGTGTTGGGTGCCGTAGTGCTTGGCGATCAGATCGGAATACTGAAACTCGTCACCGCGTTCGCCGCCGGCGTCTTCAAATCCGATGGAAAAGGTCGACAAGTCCTGTACGCCAACTTCCCGCAGCAGGCCCACCAGCAGGCTGGAGTCCACGCCGCCGGACAGCAACACGCCGACGTCCACCGCCGCACGTTGGCGAATCGCCACCGCTTCGCGGGTGCTGTCGAGTACGCGGTCGGTCCAATCTTCCAGGGTCAGGTGGGCTTCGTCCACATGGGGGCCGTAGGGCAGGCTCCACCAGGTTTGCTGTTCGGTCTTGCCGTCGGCTTCGATACGCATCCAGGTGGCTGGCGGCAATTTTTCTATGCCGGCCAACAGCGTGCGTGGCGCGGGCACCACCGCGTGGAAGTTCAGGTAATGGTTGAGCGCCACCGGGTCGAGGATCGGGTTGATATCGCCACCCTTGAGCAGCGCTGGCAGTGCCGAGGCAAAACGCAAGCGCTGGCCGGTACGTGACAGGTACAGCGGCTTCACGCCTAGACGGTCACGGGCGATGAACAGACGCTGGGCATCGCGCTCCCAGATGGCGAAGGCGAACATGCCGTTGAGTTTGGGCAGTAAAGCTTCGCCCCAGGCGTGATAACCCTTGAGCAGCACTTCAGTGTCGCCACCGGAATAGAAGGCGTAACCCAAGGCTTCAAGCTCGGTGCGCAGTTCGGGGAAGTTGTAGATGGCGCCGTTGAAGGCCAGGGACAGGCCCAGTTGGGCGTCGACCATCGGTTGGGCCGAGCCGTCCGACAGGTCCATGATTTTCAGGCGCCGATGGCCCAGGACAATCGGCCCCTGGGCATGGAAGCCCCACGCGTCTGGGCCGCGAGGGGCGAGGTGATGGGTGATTCGCTCAATCGCTGCCAGGTCGGCAGGTTGGGCATCGAAACGTAACTCTCCAGCTAATCCGCACATAAATTCCTTACCGGTTTTTCCGTTGGGGAGGGGTAAAAATGCAGCGCGCCAAAATGGCGGGTACCTAGGGAGTGACCCGAGTGTATTCAGAGAGTTTTAGAACAATCCGTTATAAGGCAAAGGGTTGCAGCCCTGAGGAGCATGTCCGGCGGGCTGTAGGGCCTATGTGTGGGAGCTATGGCGCGGGGCCGGTTATTTTTCCGCTTTGGCGACATTGCTGCGAATCAGTGCCCGCACGGCGAAGCGATTCGGATGACAGGCTTCGGCCACGCTTCGAGGCAAGGGCAACGGTTCGTTGTTCAGCCAAGCCGCAAGCAACTCGCCGGACAACGGCGCCGTGATCAGACCGCGTGAGCCATGCCCGCTGTTGACGTACAGGCCGTCCAGCCACGGGCAGGTGGCATCCGGCGTGTGGCGGGCGTCTTTGCGCAGGGCGTCATAGGCCTGGGTGAAGGCGGGGTTGTCGGCCAAGGGGCCTACGATCGGCAAGTAGTCCGGGCTGGTGCAGCGAAAGGCGGCGCGGCCCTCAAGGGTTTCGGGGGCCAGCGTATCGGCGTGCAGCCGCTGCGCCAGGTCCGGGGAGATCTCGTGTAGCAGGGCTAGGTTACCGGCATGCTCGGCGACGGTGGGGGTCAAGTCATCGCTCTTGAAGTCAAAACTGGCCCCCAGGGTGTGTTCGCCCAAGCGCGCCGGTGCGACATAACCCTCGGCACACACCACCGTGGCCAACGCTTCGCTGGCGACGGTCTGGGGCAACCGGGTAATCTGCCCGCGAATGCGTTTGAGGGGCAGCCCGGCGCTGGCGGCAAAGCGCTTGACCTCGGCGGCCCCGGCCAGCACTACCACTGGCGCGCTGGCCAGTAACCGCTCCCCGTCCCAGGCCTGCCATTGATCGTCGACTTTGCGCAGCTCAAGTACGTCATGGTGGACGAGCACATCAATACCAGGTTGGCGAGCCTGCCACTGGCAAAGCGCAGGTGGGTGGACCCAACCGCCTTGCGGGAAAAACATCCCGCCGTGCTCCAGGGCAATACCTGCCTGAACCTGGGCCTGGTCTCGATCCAGCAGATGCAACAAATCCGGGGCAAACGCCTCGGCCAGTTGTACCTGCCGTTCACTTTCCTTGGCATTGAAGGCCAGTTGCAAGACGCCGCAGCTGTCCCAATCTACCCCGCGCTGCAGATGCTCCAGCAAGCGTCGGGTATGACCGAACCCGCTGACAATCATCTGCGACAAGGCTGTGCCATGAGCGGACAGCTTCAGATAGAGCACCCCTTGCGGATTACCTGAGGCCTCTTGGGCCAGGCCGTCATGCCGCTCCAGCAGGCTGACCTGCCAACCCCGTGCCGCGAGGCTGGCAGCGCTGGCGCAACCGGCCAGGCCGCCGCCGATCACCAGGGCCCGGCGCTCGCCGCCAAGGGCGGGTGGCCGGGCGAACCAGGGCTTGGCGATCTCCGCTGCCGGCGCATCGGCAGGCCAGCCGAGGAATTCACCGCGCAGGATTTCCCACTTATGCCCGATGCCCGGCGTACGCTTCATCTTGAACCCGGCGCCATTGAGCAAGCGCCGCACCCAACCGGTGCTGGTGAAGGTACTGATGGTCGAGCCTGGCGCTGCCAGCCGGGCCAATTCGGCGAACAGTTCGGCGGTCCACATGTCGGGGTTTTTTGCCGGGGCAAAACCGTCGAGGAACCAGGCGTCGATCTGCGCGTCCAGTTGCGGCAATTGCTCCAGGGCATCGCCGATCAGCAGCGTCAGCGTAACGCGGCCATTGTCCAATACCAACCGTTGGAAACCCTGATGAATAGCGATGTATTGCGCCAGCAGTTGATCGGCGAATGGCTTGAGTTCCGGCCAGAGGGCGAGGGCCCGTTGCAGATCCGCATGGTTCAGCGGGTACTTTTCCACGCTGACAAAGTGCAAGCGCGTGCCTTGTACCGCGTGCTGTTCAAACAACTGCCAGGCGCAGAGAAAATTCAGCCCGGTGCCGAAGCCGGTTTCGCCAATTACCAGCCTACCGCCCACGGGCAAGGCGGCAAAGCGCTCTTGTAGACGGTTCTGCTCAAGGAACACGTAACGGGTTTCATCAAGGCCCGACTTGTCGGAAAAATACACGTCGTCAAACACCCTCGAGCGAGGGCGGCCTTGGTCGTCCCAGTCAAGCTGGGCATTGGGCTGTACGGGGTTCATGGGCAACTCGGCAAAGACAAGGTGGCCATTCTAGCCGATCACGGGGCGCGCGATTGATCCACGGCAGTCAGGATCGCGACAACCCTCAAAACGCCCGACGTTGCCTTGGCGAAAACGTGGCGGTAACCCGCTAGTTTTCCCATGGAAAATATCGTCGAAATGCCCTGCTGAACGATCAACAATCAGCGTCAATCCAGCGCGGTGCTCCGGGTATCGTTAACACCTGATTCACGGGCAATAAAGGATATTGCTGATGCAGGTACAGGATGATTTGACTCAAACCTTCAACCAATTGACGCAACAGCAGTTGCAAGCCGCGTTGCTGGCAATGACGGGCGATCTGGCCAAGGCCGATGTGCTGCAAAAGCGCTTGCCGGGCTGGATGATCAACGCCCCGTCAGGTTCGCTGGAAGCGCTGGAAAGGGATGCCTGGCGGGTGGAGGACGCCAGGGCAACGGTCGCCGAACGCTTGAAGCAATTACGGCCACTGGATGACTTTTGCAATGAGCACTTGAAGGCTTACTGCCAAGAGCGCTGGCAGGTAAGGGTGGACCCGGAAAAAGATCTTTTCATCCACGGTGTCTATGAGTTCCAGAGGGAAGTCGGTCCGCTGACGTATGTGCGGACCGTCACGCTGAAACAGCAGAGCTTGTTGCATATGGCGCTGCAAAATTTTTCCGAGGATGAGGAACGCGCGGATCATTATGCTCCTGGATCAATGCTGCAATCGGGATCAGCCCCCGGTGCGGTGATTGCAGTCACCCCCCATGAATTCGCCCAAGGGTGTCGCACCCTGGACCTTGGCCGATTGTATCAACAGCACATCAGTGAGGTTTTTGACCTGGGCACGGAGCCGACCGAGGATGAGCTTGTAACCAGCGGGATGGCGATTGATATCGGGCGGATGAAAATCCTGGATATGAAAGTCGATGCGCACATCGCCCTCATGCGCGGCGAT is a genomic window of Pseudomonas sp. ADAK18 containing:
- the mnmC gene encoding bifunctional tRNA (5-methylaminomethyl-2-thiouridine)(34)-methyltransferase MnmD/FAD-dependent 5-carboxymethylaminomethyl-2-thiouridine(34) oxidoreductase MnmC, with product MNPVQPNAQLDWDDQGRPRSRVFDDVYFSDKSGLDETRYVFLEQNRLQERFAALPVGGRLVIGETGFGTGLNFLCAWQLFEQHAVQGTRLHFVSVEKYPLNHADLQRALALWPELKPFADQLLAQYIAIHQGFQRLVLDNGRVTLTLLIGDALEQLPQLDAQIDAWFLDGFAPAKNPDMWTAELFAELARLAAPGSTISTFTSTGWVRRLLNGAGFKMKRTPGIGHKWEILRGEFLGWPADAPAAEIAKPWFARPPALGGERRALVIGGGLAGCASAASLAARGWQVSLLERHDGLAQEASGNPQGVLYLKLSAHGTALSQMIVSGFGHTRRLLEHLQRGVDWDSCGVLQLAFNAKESERQVQLAEAFAPDLLHLLDRDQAQVQAGIALEHGGMFFPQGGWVHPPALCQWQARQPGIDVLVHHDVLELRKVDDQWQAWDGERLLASAPVVVLAGAAEVKRFAASAGLPLKRIRGQITRLPQTVASEALATVVCAEGYVAPARLGEHTLGASFDFKSDDLTPTVAEHAGNLALLHEISPDLAQRLHADTLAPETLEGRAAFRCTSPDYLPIVGPLADNPAFTQAYDALRKDARHTPDATCPWLDGLYVNSGHGSRGLITAPLSGELLAAWLNNEPLPLPRSVAEACHPNRFAVRALIRSNVAKAEK
- a CDS encoding N-acetylglutaminylglutamine amidotransferase, yielding MCGLAGELRFDAQPADLAAIERITHHLAPRGPDAWGFHAQGPIVLGHRRLKIMDLSDGSAQPMVDAQLGLSLAFNGAIYNFPELRTELEALGYAFYSGGDTEVLLKGYHAWGEALLPKLNGMFAFAIWERDAQRLFIARDRLGVKPLYLSRTGQRLRFASALPALLKGGDINPILDPVALNHYLNFHAVVPAPRTLLAGIEKLPPATWMRIEADGKTEQQTWWSLPYGPHVDEAHLTLEDWTDRVLDSTREAVAIRQRAAVDVGVLLSGGVDSSLLVGLLREVGVQDLSTFSIGFEDAGGERGDEFQYSDLIAKHYGTQHHQLRIAESEIIEQLPAAFRAMSEPMVSHDCIAFYLLSREVAKHCKVVQSGQGADELFAGYHWYPQVDGASDPYGAYRDAFFDRSYDDYAATVSPKWLTANDAAGDFVREHFAQPGADAAVDKALRLDSTVMLVDDPVKRVDNMTMAWGLEARTPFLDYRLVELSARVPGKFKLPDGGKQVLKEAARRVIPSEVIDRKKGYFPVPGLKHLQGNTLNWVRDLLLDPSQDRGLFNPAMLDRLLTDPQGQLTPLRGSKLWQLAALNLWLSEQGI